From the Streptococcus sanguinis genome, the window AAGGATCGGACTACCGCGAAGGTTTGGCTGCTGTCCTGTCCATCCTGGTCCCTGAGGCTCACCTGCAGTTTGAAGGCCAGACCAAGGACAAGCTGGGCAGTCCTTTGGCTCGTCCAGCCGTGGACTCTATCGTTTCTGACAAGCTGACTTTCTTCCTCTTGGAAAATGGCGAGTTAGCTTCTAATCTTATCCGCAAGGCTATCAAGGCCAGAGATGCTAGGGAAGCAGCCCGTAAGGCGCGTGACGAAAGTCGGAATGGCAAGAAGAATAAGAAAGACAAGGGCTTGCTGTCTGGTAAGCTGACTCCGGCCCAGTCCAAGAATCCAGCCAAGAACGAACTCTATCTGGTCGAGGGAGATTCTGCCGGCGGCTCTGCCAAGCAAGGCCGTGACCGTAAGTTCCAAGCCATTCTGCCCCTGCGCGGTAAGGTTATCAATACTGCCAAGGCTAAGATGGCCGACATTCTCAAGAACGAAGAAATCAACACCATGATCTACACGATTGGAGCGGGTGTTGGTACAGACTTTACCCTTGAGGATGCCAACTATGACAAGATCATCATCATGACTGATGCGGACACCGACGGTGCCCATATCCAGACCTTGCTGCTGACCTTTTTCTATCGCTATATGCGCCCGCTGGTTGAGGCTGGCCGCGTCTATATCGCCCTGCCGCCTCTCTACAAGATGTCCAAGGGCAAGGGCAAGAGCGAAGTCGTCGAGTATGCCTGGACCGATGGCGAGCTAGATGACCTGCGCCGCAAGTTTGGCAAGGGAGCCATGCTTCAGCGCTACAAGGGGCTCGGTGAAATGAATGCCGATCAACTCTGGGAGACGACCATGAATCCCGACACCCGCACCCTTATCCGCGTCACCATTGAAGACCTGGCTCGCGCCGAACGCCGTGTCAATGTCCTCATGGGGGACAAGGTCGAACCACGCCGCAAGTGGATTGAAGATAATGTTAAGTTTACGCTTGAGGAGAGTGGGGAGATGGTGTTTTAGGGGGATATAGCAAAGTATGTTTATAGCAATACAAAATGTTCAGCAAAATAATTTACCAATATCACAACAGTGGTGGTGGGTAGTATTAGCTCTGATAATGACTACGATTTTGGGACCATTTATAGTGCATAGTTTAAAAAATGGATTTGACAATGCAAAAAAGATATATATAGTTGGAAATAGTATTTTAAACATAAATAACAGAAATGGACTTCCTGAACCAGCAACTTCTGGACAGCAATTATATTCAAATTTTATATTAAACACTCTAACTGTAGAAAATAAAAGAAGTACTACTCAATCAGTAACAGAAATTGAATTATATAATATCAGGAAAAACAATAATGATTTTCAAGATATTCAATACGATGGTGGTTTTTACGAAAGAAATCAGAAATTTGTGTTGCTAGCATATAACAATGGAACTAAAGAGTCAATGGTAGACCAGTATATTGTTAAGTTTACTAGGATTGAGAAAGATACTTTTAAGGAAATTTATGAAACAAAGAAAGTTCTACAAAATCCTCTGATTTTAAAGTCTGGAGATATTAAGAGTTTAATTATATTTCCATTCGATGAATTTGTTTCTGAATTTGAACAAAATAGCAAATTACAATTTCTAGAAGTTTCAATTTTTGATAATACTGGAAAAGAAATACCTGATCTAATGTTAACTGTAGTTTACGATAGAAATGAAAAGAGATTTCACAATAGCCCGCGAGGTTTTGCTGGTCCTGGAATGGGCGAAGTTCCATTGATTAATTTGCTGGAAGACACCAAACAAAAATCTGTTACTTGCTTCCAACGATTAACTCATGGTTCTAATGATGTTAAGTTTACCGTTTTAGTTGATAGAAGTTGTGAATTGAAATATAATGTAGCTGTTAAATGTGGTAAGAAAAGAATAGAAGATAAACAAGAATATTCTATAGATATTCGAGTTCCTGTGTATAAACAGGAAAGGGGGACTTTTTATGGTGATTTTTATTTATTCTTATTTAAATTGAATCATGCTTTAAATGATGATATTGATTATAATAAAGATCTAATCAATACTTTTAATAGTGAGTTAATTTATGATAAATATTATGCTGCTAGAACCTTTGCTAATGCAAAAATATAGTAAGCACTTTGATGAATGTGCCATAACATACAACAAACACCTCACCAAATTTTCTGTCAAGCTCACTGGAGCTAAAGTGAGGTCGTCAGATTTTCTGACGGAGTGTTTTGGGGCAAATTCTGTTTGGCAGAAAATCTGGCGAGTATTTTTTGAGTAAAAGACGAACGTTTATTTTTCTGGCAAGCGGTTTTAAAGCAAAAAACTTTTTCAGAAAATCAGAAAAGATAAAAAGGGAATTAAAGTTAAAATAAATAAAAAATTTAGGAGATTATAGAAATGAAAAAAATTTATGGAATTACTAGTGTAGATGTTCAGACTTTAGAAAACAACGAATTTTTCCAGCTCATGTCCGAGAGTCGGAGCGAGGTTGCGGCATTTATCAAGGAAAATAAGGTGGATGGCATTTACACGACCAAGCTGGATGAGATGGACAAACTTCTGGAACAGCTGCAGGGCGGGCTTCATCAGACCAAGTCCAGCAAGCTGGTGGCTAGTTTGGATCAGGCTGACCGCGAGCGCGATGATGCCTTGGGCACGCTCCAGTCTTTAGTTCGGGCCTTTGCAAGGGTCAAGGATGCAGCGACCAAGGAAGCTTATGAGACCCTGTCTCAGCTTCTGAAAAACTACACCGGTCTAGCTGCGACTAGCTTGGAAAAGGAGACCGAGGGCATCAACCACTTGCTCCAAGAGCTGAAAAAGCCGGCCTATCAGACAGCACTGGCTAAGCTTCATCTGGAAGCCCATGTCGACAGTCTTGCTGCCGCTCAGAAGGCCTTTGAAAAGGTCTACAAGGAGCGCCTGACTGAGCTTAAGGGTAAGACACCGAGCCAGAATAAGAACGTCCGCCTCAAGCTGCAAGAAATCTATGATTTTCTAGTGGATTTCACTGCAATCATCGCTTATGCTTATCCTGAAAGAACTCACGTGGTCAATCTTCGCGACCACCTCAACACCATTCGCAGCCGCTATAAAAAACGCAAACCAGCTAAGAAGGTTAAAGAAGAAGTGGTGGAGGCGAACTAGCAACTTCTGACGAA encodes:
- the parE gene encoding DNA topoisomerase IV subunit B, with translation MAKKEININNYNDDAIQVLEGLDAVRKRPGMYIGSTDGAGLHHLVWEIVDNAVDEALSGFGDRIDVTINKDGSLTVADHGRGMPVGKHAMGIPTVEVIFTVLHAGGKFGQGGYKTSGGLHGVGSSVVNALSSWLEVEITRDGTVYKQRFENGGKPVTTLKKIGTAPKSKSGTKVTFMPDDTIFSTTDFKYNTIAERLKESAFLLKNVRLSLTDERTGEEVEFHYENGVEDFVSYLNEDKETLTPVLYFEGEESGFQVQVALQYNDGYADNILSFVNNVRTKDGGTHETGLKTAITKAMNDYARKTGLLKEKDKNLEGSDYREGLAAVLSILVPEAHLQFEGQTKDKLGSPLARPAVDSIVSDKLTFFLLENGELASNLIRKAIKARDAREAARKARDESRNGKKNKKDKGLLSGKLTPAQSKNPAKNELYLVEGDSAGGSAKQGRDRKFQAILPLRGKVINTAKAKMADILKNEEINTMIYTIGAGVGTDFTLEDANYDKIIIMTDADTDGAHIQTLLLTFFYRYMRPLVEAGRVYIALPPLYKMSKGKGKSEVVEYAWTDGELDDLRRKFGKGAMLQRYKGLGEMNADQLWETTMNPDTRTLIRVTIEDLARAERRVNVLMGDKVEPRRKWIEDNVKFTLEESGEMVF
- a CDS encoding DUF6261 family protein — encoded protein: MKKIYGITSVDVQTLENNEFFQLMSESRSEVAAFIKENKVDGIYTTKLDEMDKLLEQLQGGLHQTKSSKLVASLDQADRERDDALGTLQSLVRAFARVKDAATKEAYETLSQLLKNYTGLAATSLEKETEGINHLLQELKKPAYQTALAKLHLEAHVDSLAAAQKAFEKVYKERLTELKGKTPSQNKNVRLKLQEIYDFLVDFTAIIAYAYPERTHVVNLRDHLNTIRSRYKKRKPAKKVKEEVVEAN